The Rhodoflexus caldus genome includes the window AGTTTTGAGTATGTTTCAATCTAAACTGAATCAGAAATGGCATTTCCTGCTCTTCAAATTTTAATAGTTTAGCAAGTTCCGCTTTGGTTTTAGCATGTACTTTGTCGCTGGCAATGGCCTGTTTCAAGAGTGTTTTATTGATTTTATGTAGATAGCTATAGCCTATAAAATCGTGAAGCTTACTAAAACTAAGTCGCTCTATGCCAATTCCAAAAAGAGAAAAATTTTTCTCCCGAACTTTGTAGGAAAGATATTCGTGCCTGTCCACAAAATGAAAAAACTTATCCTCGCGGTCTTTCTCATTACTGAGCCATTCAAAGTGAAGAAAAGTACGTCCGACTAAGAGGTTGCCGATACTAAATGAACTCCCCGCTTGCTGAATCATCTGCCCGATACGCATCAGGTCTTCCTGCTTTTTAATTTCTTCCGGCAGTTTCTTCTTACCAAAGTCTATCACATAATCAGGACAAATTTGTCCATTTACCGGGCCAATCCAGTAAATAGTATCCATCATGGCGCTTGAAAAATAGACGCTGCCATCGTACAGTGAAAATTGAATACGACTTGGGAAGGCATCTACCATTCCATATTCCCATGCTCCTTTCTTCATTACTTTTTCACCGCTGATGTCACTGTAAAGCAATAAAGGCTTTTTCTGCCCCATGTAGTCGCGCCCATCTAAGTGATAAATGTACCAGTCTTCAGTTACGGGATAAAATGACACTATTTCCTTATTTATTTTCTTTTCTTCCAAAAAATCGCCGTTGAGAGAAAAACTAAGCATTTTGTGTTGGGGTAAGTCCCAAACCTGCAATATTTTTCGGTGCACGTTGTATTGTACATCCCACATTTTTTTGTATTGCCCCGGTCCTTGTCCGGTATCATCAATGACAAACTTCAGTTTTCCGTCCCTGTTGAAAGCGTATATTTTATTGGCAATCTGTAAGTCAGCTATATAAATAAGCGAATCGCCATAATCCCAGAGTTTGCTTATCTCTCCTAACAGGTGTTTAGGGTCGTCTATCTGTAAAGGAGTGATGGAAATAGCGTAATTAGAATCCAATAAATCTTCTAAGGTCTTTTCCTGTGCATTTTCCATGCTAATCAGATAATTGTACCCCGCCGGGTTCGTGCAATCCTTTCCACGCGGAAACAGGACATCGGTACTGTACTGCGATTGCTCAGTTTCTTTATTATCGCTTTGGCAGGAACCTAATAGCAAACATAAAAACAGACAGCCGGATAAATAAATAAGTTGTTTCATTCTTGTTGGGAATTGAATATGGATGAATACCTGCGTAATAATTTAAATTGATTCACTCTTTTGAATTGAAAGCTTAAAAGTGGGGAAATATACAACTGTAACTTCCCCACTGAAAATTTTGCTATAAGCCTAATATTTGTTTAAGCAAAAAATACTACCAGTGGTTACAACTACCTCCTGTTGAGCAGGAATACTCATGTGAATTGTCACATGCTATCTCCCATCTACACTTCCAGTATTGCTTCCCTTTACCATCTCCGGGACCAAGATTCTCCTGTGCTTTCACATTACCAGGAAAGGCTATCCAGATAGCGGATGACAATATTAACCCTAAGAAACCTCCATAAATATGAGGCTTTGCTGAGGTAAAAACGGCTCTAATTTTCGTCATGATTGAAAAATTTTTAAAGTGATAGAATAAAGCAGACAGTAGCTTGCGCGCTTATAACTACATCTGATGCAAATAAAAAAAAAAAAAATACATCTCCAAATAAATCATTCATTGTTTATACTGATATTTCCTACTATTTGAGAGGCCATCTGATGATTATTGTACAAATCAATTAGCATTGGTAGTACTAATGAGGCTATATTGATACAACCAGTAGTGAAATACATCAATATAAGCGCCTCTGCTTATCAAATAAGCCTTCTATAATTCAGATTTTTAGCAGATGATGCAGATTTTTGCTGATTTTTTAGTCTGATGTGTTGTAAACAGTGAAATAAGCAGGTGAGCAAATTAACGCGTTCTTTTTTACCGCAGAGTGCGCAAAGGTTTAACCGCAGTGTACACAAAGAAAAAATTTATCATAAAAACACTTAGCGCTCTTTGCGTAATACTCAGTGGGCTTTGCGGTAAATTTGAAAGGTCGTTTTAAGTTGCTCACTTACTTACTACTTTACTTTGCAGGACTGCACCACCTGTTCCCTGCAATACGAAAGCGCCAGGGCAGCAGGGCATCTTCACCGGCATAGTCCACACCTACGCGCGGGCTGCTGATAATTTGCTCATCGGCAATGGGTGGGCCGTCCGTAATCCATATTTGATTGCCTTGCAGCGATAGTCCGTAATGAATTGTTTGTATGCCCATAGCCTTTGTAAGTGCGCCCGGGCCTGCTGTCAGGCGGTAATCGTTGGGTTTATATATTTTCCGCCGTTGCATCATCAGTTCTACGTTATAAAGCGGCTCTACCGCACGCACCAGCACGGCATCCGCAAATCCTTCTTCGTGTGTTACCACATTAAACAAGGCATGAATACCATAGCAAAGGTAAACATAGGCCACTCCGCCCGCTGCAAACATGACTTCTGTGCGCTTGGTGCGCCTGTTCAAATGCGCATGGCAGGCGCGGTCGGTGGCACCACAGTAGGCTTCCGTTTCTACGATTCGCGCCGCACATAAGCCGTCTTCCATGTTGGTAATCAGCACCTTACCCAATAAGTCTTTGGCAATTTGCACTACATCGGAGCGTCTGTAAAACGCAAGCGGCAAGGGCGGGGACTCGTAAAAAAATGACAGATTCATACGTCAAATTTAAGGTGCGTTCTCCGGCATTTAACCAAATGAATCGTATTTTTGACTATGAAAACACCTGCTTTTGTATTTGATATGGACGGTGTGATTGTGAACAGCAATCCATATCATAAAGTTGCGCTGCAAATGTTTTGCCGACGGCTGGGCTTTAATTTGGACGAAGAGGAGATGATTCACAAAATTTACGGACGTACCAACAAAGAGTGGATTAGCAATCTCTTTGGCGGAGATATTGAAGCCGACCTGCTGGCGCAATACGGTATAGAGAAAGAGTTACTCTATCAGGAACTTTATAAACCACATATTCAACCGTTGGCAGGTTTGCAGGAATTTCTTCAATTGCTTGATTTACAGAGTATCCCAAGAGCCATTGCAACTTCTGCACCGCGCATGAATGTAGATTTCACTTTGGGTAATACAGGATTGAGCGGTTTTTTCAGTATCATTTTAGACGAGAGCCACGTGTTGCACGGCAAACCTAACCCCGAAATTTACCTGAAAGCTGCTGCCGCGCTGCAACTGCCACCTGAGCGGTGTATCGTTTTTGAAGATTCGCTTTCGGGGGTGGCTGCCGCCCAAGCTGCCGGATGCAAAGTAGTAGGCGTACTCACCACACACAGTGCCGACGAACTGGCTCATACCGACATGACTATTGAAGATTTTACTAATTTGCAGCCCGAAAAAATTTATCGTCAAATCAATTTATTATGAAAACGCTGTACATCGTTCGCCATGCGCAGGCAGAAGACCACTACCTCTACCAACGCGATTTTGACCGCGAACTCACCTCTCAGGGCATCAGAAAGGCTGTTCAGGTAGGTAAGCAATTAGCCGCCGAGGGTAATATCCCCGAAGTGATTATTGCAAGCAGTGCGGTTCGTACCCGCCAAACGGCTGCCTTGCTGGCCGAAAATTTGGGTGTTGGCGAATCGGCCATCATTCTTGAAGAAGATTTATACAACGCTTCTCCGCGAACATTGCTGCATGTGGTTTGTCATATCAGCGATAATTTTCGGAAAGTAATGCTGGTGGGGCACAATCCGGGCGTAAGTTATCTGGCAGAGTGGCTGACGGGCAGCCGCGACATCAACAGCATGGCAACTTGCAGTGTGGCGCATGTAGTACTCAACCTGCCCCATTGGGCAGCAACCGAACAAAATTGCGGAACTTTGCTGCAATACCGCGATTTTGATTAACCCTTGTCAATTTATTCCATGCAGGCGCATTACCCTTGTCCCGATTGTAACGGCGAACAATTTGCTGCTTTTCATACCTGCCGCGACTATACTGTCAGCGGTGAGCTTTTTACACTGGCGCGTTGCCGCCAATGCCAAATGGTTATTACGCAGCAACCTCCGCCTTCCGAAAAAATCGGAAGTTATTATAAATCAGAAGATTACGTTTCACACAGTGATACGAAGCGCGGGCTGTTTTTTCGCTTGTATCACTTAGCGCGCGGATGGATGCTCCAATCTAAGCGCAAACTGGTAGAAAAATACAGCGGCAAAACCAACGGCAAACTGCTTGACTGGGGCTGTGGCACCGGCTACTTCCCTGCCGCCATGCAACAGGCCGGCTGGCAGGTGCAAGGCATAGAGGCCGATGAAGATGCGCGCAACTATGCCCGCCAAAAGTTCAGCCTCGCGGTTTTTGCCCCTGAGAAAGTTACACAATTGCCTGACAGTCAATATGATTGCATTAGCTTCTGGCACGTGATGGAGCACCTCCACGACCTTCGGGGAACAATTGCCAATATTGAGCGGCTGCTTGCTCCCCAAGGTATTGTCGTAGTTGCTTTGCCCAATCAGCAGAGTTATGACGCATGGTACTACGGCAGGTATTGGGCGGCATGGGATGTTCCGCGCCATTTGTGGCACTTTGCCCCGCAAAATATTGAACGGCTGATGGCTGCAAACGGCTTCGGGCTGCTGCATAAACAAACCATGCCTTTTGACCCGTTCTACGTTGCCCTGCTTAGCGAAAAATACCGCGAAAAGCGTTGGGGATTCATCAACGGTATTTTGCAGGGGTTTATTTCGCTTGTCAAAGGCTACCTGAATGTTAATCAATCTTCATCGGTTATTTACGTTTTTTCCCGCAAGCGGCAATAGTGATTCAGGCATTTGGTTTTACTGCCCGTTTAGTCCGTTTTTTGAGCAACAACGGTTTCCTGCTGGCAGCAGCTTTTTGTTGGCTGGTATGGGAGATACCGCCCGAAATGGCAGGCTTCCCGCAGAATACGCCGTCCATGTCCTATGCGTTGGAGTCGTTTCTGCTCAATGGGTTCATTGGTTTTTTGTTTTTAGACCTTTTAAAACGCAATTTTTCGGATTACAGCGAAGCCGGTAGTTTTATCGGCGAAATGGTAAAAATTTTTTTCGTAGCTGTTGGCGGTACTACTGTGTCATTGTTGCTGTTTCACGCCAATCAAGATTTCAGACAGAGTTTTCTGTTTCAGTGGTTAGGCCATGTCTGGATTTACAAGATTGAATTTGCAGCCATTGTGGTGGTGCTGCTGTTTGTGTACGTCGTTTGGCGGAAACTGATTTTTTTCGGCAGGTCGCCCTACGTGGTCATGGTTTGGCAGTTTTTTGAAGGCTTTCTGTTCCTTAGCCTGCTTTTCCATACGGTGCCGCATCCCTACTTGCATCGCATCACCCACTTTGAGTGGATAGAACAAGGTTTGATAGTGCTTTCATGGCTGTTGGCTTTTATGGCCTCCTTCAACCTGAGTTGGGTGGCATTGTTGCGCTATCGGGAGAAATGGTTTACGCTGTTTGTCTTTGTGATACTGTTTGTTTGCTTAGGCTACTTTTTTGGTATCCGAAAAGTGCCGCTGGAAGGCAGCGAATATTACTTTGACCTAACGGAAAGCATTTTTCTGGCAGTCATCCTCATTTTTATTACGGTTTACAGTGCCTTTTCTTTTCTTACGGTGCTTTTTAATTTGCCGACTTCTAATATTATTGAGCGCAAATTTTCGGAAATTTCGGAGCTGAATCGGCTGCTGGTGCACGATTTCCGCAACGAAGAGCAGTTTTTTGAAAAAATTTTAGACATTGCTATCAACACATTCAAAGCGGATGCTGCATGGTTAGATGTGGCGGGAAGTAAACCCTTCATCGGTCGGCACATTACCAAATTGAAGGCCGGCTACATCCGACAGGCGATTGACCAAACAGGCTACGGCTGGGATACAAGTAAAAAGTTTCTTTCCAAAAACCTCGCGCTGCCCGCAGACCTGATACCTTTTGCTACGATATTGGTAGTGCCCTTGCAGCGCCGCAATCAACAGGTGGGAGTTTTGGTGTTGTTGGCAAAAATTT containing:
- a CDS encoding 6-bladed beta-propeller; protein product: MKQLIYLSGCLFLCLLLGSCQSDNKETEQSQYSTDVLFPRGKDCTNPAGYNYLISMENAQEKTLEDLLDSNYAISITPLQIDDPKHLLGEISKLWDYGDSLIYIADLQIANKIYAFNRDGKLKFVIDDTGQGPGQYKKMWDVQYNVHRKILQVWDLPQHKMLSFSLNGDFLEEKKINKEIVSFYPVTEDWYIYHLDGRDYMGQKKPLLLYSDISGEKVMKKGAWEYGMVDAFPSRIQFSLYDGSVYFSSAMMDTIYWIGPVNGQICPDYVIDFGKKKLPEEIKKQEDLMRIGQMIQQAGSSFSIGNLLVGRTFLHFEWLSNEKDREDKFFHFVDRHEYLSYKVREKNFSLFGIGIERLSFSKLHDFIGYSYLHKINKTLLKQAIASDKVHAKTKAELAKLLKFEEQEMPFLIQFRLKHTQNY
- a CDS encoding DNA-3-methyladenine glycosylase — its product is MNLSFFYESPPLPLAFYRRSDVVQIAKDLLGKVLITNMEDGLCAARIVETEAYCGATDRACHAHLNRRTKRTEVMFAAGGVAYVYLCYGIHALFNVVTHEEGFADAVLVRAVEPLYNVELMMQRRKIYKPNDYRLTAGPGALTKAMGIQTIHYGLSLQGNQIWITDGPPIADEQIISSPRVGVDYAGEDALLPWRFRIAGNRWCSPAK
- a CDS encoding HAD family hydrolase, producing the protein MKTPAFVFDMDGVIVNSNPYHKVALQMFCRRLGFNLDEEEMIHKIYGRTNKEWISNLFGGDIEADLLAQYGIEKELLYQELYKPHIQPLAGLQEFLQLLDLQSIPRAIATSAPRMNVDFTLGNTGLSGFFSIILDESHVLHGKPNPEIYLKAAAALQLPPERCIVFEDSLSGVAAAQAAGCKVVGVLTTHSADELAHTDMTIEDFTNLQPEKIYRQINLL
- a CDS encoding SixA phosphatase family protein; protein product: MKTLYIVRHAQAEDHYLYQRDFDRELTSQGIRKAVQVGKQLAAEGNIPEVIIASSAVRTRQTAALLAENLGVGESAIILEEDLYNASPRTLLHVVCHISDNFRKVMLVGHNPGVSYLAEWLTGSRDINSMATCSVAHVVLNLPHWAATEQNCGTLLQYRDFD
- a CDS encoding class I SAM-dependent methyltransferase, which produces MQAHYPCPDCNGEQFAAFHTCRDYTVSGELFTLARCRQCQMVITQQPPPSEKIGSYYKSEDYVSHSDTKRGLFFRLYHLARGWMLQSKRKLVEKYSGKTNGKLLDWGCGTGYFPAAMQQAGWQVQGIEADEDARNYARQKFSLAVFAPEKVTQLPDSQYDCISFWHVMEHLHDLRGTIANIERLLAPQGIVVVALPNQQSYDAWYYGRYWAAWDVPRHLWHFAPQNIERLMAANGFGLLHKQTMPFDPFYVALLSEKYREKRWGFINGILQGFISLVKGYLNVNQSSSVIYVFSRKRQ
- a CDS encoding GAF domain-containing SpoIIE family protein phosphatase — protein: MIQAFGFTARLVRFLSNNGFLLAAAFCWLVWEIPPEMAGFPQNTPSMSYALESFLLNGFIGFLFLDLLKRNFSDYSEAGSFIGEMVKIFFVAVGGTTVSLLLFHANQDFRQSFLFQWLGHVWIYKIEFAAIVVVLLFVYVVWRKLIFFGRSPYVVMVWQFFEGFLFLSLLFHTVPHPYLHRITHFEWIEQGLIVLSWLLAFMASFNLSWVALLRYREKWFTLFVFVILFVCLGYFFGIRKVPLEGSEYYFDLTESIFLAVILIFITVYSAFSFLTVLFNLPTSNIIERKFSEISELNRLLVHDFRNEEQFFEKILDIAINTFKADAAWLDVAGSKPFIGRHITKLKAGYIRQAIDQTGYGWDTSKKFLSKNLALPADLIPFATILVVPLQRRNQQVGVLVLLAKISSIFDNVLLPHSTLNHYAGQAALALDNMQLLADAVDNERFQAEIAAAKKVREELLPAINFRQGNLQVIAKTHSPEIIGGDFYDYYRFSAHRIAFILGDVAGKGTSAVFHMSQMKGIFQSLAQLDLPPDRFMVHANQALAHCLPPQMFITAIYLVVDTEKQQFCYARAGHCPLIHVKAATGEAVLAESKGMGLGIIRSRQFEQYISAETVSYQHGDLLALYTDGVVEIRSEKNQEEFGFERLRQFCAAHYNLSAEQLLAKTERELLSFSGNDNSNDDMSLLFIKL